The nucleotide sequence AAAATGACAAAGTAGAAAAAGTGGAAAACAAACATAAGAACTAAGAACAAGGGCAAAAGTTGTAAAACAGTAATGAACATGGTCAATGTTAAACCACCACTCAAATAATCACTTGAAATGTCAATAGTCTAAATGTACCAACTAAAAGAGGTTGTCAGAGTAGATCAGAAAACATGATTCAACTATATATTGTCTATAAGAAGCCCCTTTAAATACAAAGATACACATAGATTTAAAGCAAATGGACATATTTCActcaacttatttcactcaagtgagtgaaatatgtcaagcagacagagtcaattatcacgtggtttcacttatctgtggagcataacaagtaacatggaggacatggggagatggagaggagaagggagttgagggaaattggaaggggagatgaaccatgatagactacggcatctgaaaaacaatctgagggttttgaaagggcggggggtgggaggttgggggagccaggtggtggatattatggagggcacctattgcatggagcactgggtgtggtgcataaacaatgaaaagaaataaataaagacaaaaacaaaaacaaaacaaaacaaaaaagcaaatggacagggaaaaaaatgaccacAATGATACatatgaaaagaaagagagattagcTCTATTAATTTCAGATAGAGCAGGCATCAAACTAAGGAAAGTTATCACAGATAGGGAAGTGCATTACATAATGACAAAAGGGTCAATTCtccaaaatttcataaaattattcatGTGCATACAACTAAAACAGGAAAGACATAAAACTCTCTTTGATTGCAGATAACACAATAGTgtattaaaaaatctgaaataatcaacaaaaaacCCTCCTAAACTAATAACCAATTAGTGAAGTTTGTAAGAGCAATATGGATTGAACTAGAtggataatgctaagtgaaataagtcagtcacagaaagacaaataccatatgatttcactcatgtgtgggatttaagaaacaataaatgagcaaagtatatatacatatatatatatatacattcccACAAAGAACGtatatataagaaattaaatCCATAAACACATGAAATTAAACCAAATTACCCTTAAATCCTAAACAACCATGAAGCTTTGAGTTCTAGTCAGTTAGGAAATGCCCAAGGCAGATAgcatgcaaatatttatattttccctgAACTCATGAGTAACAAAAAGTACtattctcactttaaaaaaaaaacacaaaacttcaaGAGTAAAAGGAGAGTTTTTATACGTGATTGAAGTTCTATTGTTATCAGCTTAAAACAGATTGTTGTATCTCTAAGATGTTTTGTTAACCTCATAGTAACCACAAGGCAAAAACCTACAGAAGatacaaaaaagggaaagagaagggaaataatgcATACCATTATGTTAAATCACCAGTTCACAGAAAAGAcagcaaaagaggaagaaaggtacAGGGAATTGCAAAACAtccagaaaacaataaataagatGGCATTATCCTTTAGAATCCTTTCTGCCATTAGTAAGTCCTAAACTATCAATAATTActgtaaatgtaaatggattgaattctccaatcaaaagatgtaAGTGGTTGAATGActaaaaaagcaagaaacaactaactatatgctgcctacaagagactaaCTTCAGCTCTAaagacacacacagtcacaaaGTAAAGGTGCAAAAAAAGATACTCCACACAGATGGAAATCAATAAAGAGCAGAGATAGCTAAACTAAGACAAAGTAGCCTTAAGTCAAAACCTACAACAAAAAGGTCTTTATATATTGATAAAGGAGACTATTCATGAGGAGGCTGTAGCAATCATAaacatatatgtttttattatatatattttatttatatatattttattttatttatatatttttattatatatattttattattatatatatattatttatatatattttattattatatatacaggcactatatacactatatacactatatatatatatatatatgctatatatatagcATAGAACATTATAGCACCTAATATACTAAGCAAATACTAATGGATATGAGAAGTTAATAGGAGGAGTTAATGAGGAGTTAAATAGACAACAATGGAAATATCATAGAGGAATTCAACACCCACTTTCACAATGGACAAATCACTCGATAAAATCAGTTAGGATACTCCAGATATGAATAATACTTTGGACCAAATAGACCTcaacagacatatacagaacattcatcagagcaacagaacacaaattctcaagtacacatgaacattctccaggatagatcatatgttaggccacagaacaactctcaacaaattttaaaagataaaaatcataccaAATATCATTTTGACAATAATTATCTGGACTAGAAATCAATTAGCATgagaaaaactaaggaaattgtaaaaatgtagaatttaaaCAATATAATCCTGACCAGTTTCTATACAAAGCTTAGGAGTACTTTTTCTAcctctataaaaaaaaatgccattggaatcttAATCGACATTACATCAAATTTATAGTTGCCTTTTGACAGTATGAACATTTAAACAAtactaattcttctaatccatgaatatggaatacctttccatttatttattttccttttttttttttcaccatcaaTGTCTTAATAGTTTACTTTGGAAAAACTTGTTCCCAAGTATTATATCAtatttgatgttattataaatgggattgattttattcattcttttcagaaaatatgttgttagtgtatagaaataatactgatttttctatattttgtattctgtaactaaactgaatttattcatttttctggttttttggaTGAGTCCTTAGGATTTGAGGAATGGGCAGTTGCCCAAATTTGGCCTATTGGTCATAATTTTCCAACTCCTAATCTAGAATAacatttttaagcttttcttattttgttcacAGCTCATCATGGTCCTGTATTACTTATGTCCAGTTAGAAtccaaaatgattaaagaaaaaatagttacATGAggatatttacttattcattcattcaatacattTTTAGTGTTGCATAATAAATTTTGGAATAAGTAACAGATAAACATCTTGAATAAGAAAGAATCATGAATGCTTATGAGTACTCCCCCCTTGGATAAAGCCTtttgcttgttaaaaaaaaaatattgaacataTGGCTCAACTCTCCCACTCTGTAAATGACAGCATCTCCAATAATTGTTGAAGATTTCTCACTCTTCCCAACTAGTAAATCTAAGTAGGATcacatttcaacatttcctgttctAAATGGTTCTTATTTTCCATCCATCCAGCATATTATCCTGCCTAATATATAGGAGATATTCTAACAcctaccttctttttttaacaCTCATCACCAAGTaactcttctgatttttttttttatttttttttttactcttgggGAAATTAATATGCCTCACAGATCTGATTCCCAGGAGAAATCAATAAAAGGCTAGTTATTAGAGATCTGAGAAACATCAATGGGTCAGTAACATCTACTACTAATAATTATCTGTATTCTCACTGggaagaaacatatatttttgtcttGGAGATGATTATACTACAaagcacaaatcaaaactactGAGTTCCTACAAATGTGGCTACACACCTTGGAACAGAACAGGTAGGTAAAAAAATGCTCCCAATATTGAGCAATACTACAGTAAACTCTCTCTTCTTTTACTCCCtttccactttctctttcttttccatttgtacACATTCTGTCACTAGTTATTCCAATCTCTTTAACACCATGCTTACTATTGTAATAACGAAATTATATTACAACCTTAAAAGGAGCTATTTCTGAAGGAATTAACATTCATGATGTCTCTTTGGTGGGCTGTTATCTCAAGGATCTTGTATCCCTCAGCACTTTCTTCACCATCTTGTGTGATACTCCACATTTCCCACTGTGAGGACCAAATATGGTAAATCTGTCTTGTCCACTCCATGCCTGCTCATGCCCCTACCAAACTACACAAATGGAAATACTTTCCCCTCATAAAGGGAATGTTGGGATAAGTCGTTTCCCTCAATTTGGCATATTTGATAAAACATTTGATGATGTTAGCCAATGACTAAGTCAAGAATTAGggggaatggggcacctgggtggctcactgggttaaagcctctgcctttggcttgggtcctgatcccagggtcctgggatcgagccccacatcaggctctctgctcagtagggagcctgcttcctcctctctctctgcctgcctctctgcctacttgtgatctgtttgtcaaataaataaataaaatcttaaaaaaagaattagagggaGAATGGTAAGAATAAATATGAGTTAATAGAACTAGTGTCCATCAGTTCTGAAAAGGACCTCTATTACAGGCAAGTTAAGATGGCTAAGAGTacagattaaaaggaaaattcatGAATATGGTGCAACAGTGACAGGACACTGATACAATGAGTTTTGGACAGCTTGGAAACCTGGTGTATCATTATTAAACCAAGATTACAAAATCTCTCTCAATCCTAGCAAAGCACAGAGAAGCTGTTTTTCTGAGTCTTCTGACACTCTTTTTTGGGGGTTTGGAGAGTCACTAACTTAAAGTGTATCATAATTCTCCCAGTGATTTGTTGCAAACACAAGTATTGTAAACTACAGTTTCAGAGGACAaagccttttcattttctgtaagCATTTCTCTCAGATTCAATAGTATTTCACTCATTGTCTGCTGACTATTCTATGAGTGATTAATGTCTGAGATTTCACAGAAATGAAGTAAAGAATAATCAGAGAATATATTCTGCTAGAATATGCATatacagatgtgattaaatttGAATATTCAAATTATGGTTGACTATTCATGAcacaaaatgtgttttcttgAATATAAATAGAAAAGACTAAAGAAGCACAATGAGAAAGTTAAAGAGGCTCTCTATCAGGAAGTGTTACTCTTTGCTCTTAATTCCTCCATGTTTCAAGTGATGTTTCCTTCTGTCTCTAATATAACTTCTGATTATCTCATTTGTCCTATTATTTATCTTCCTTTCACCAGCCCTCTCTGAATGTTTCCCAGCTTCACATTTGGCATTTGCAACATAGTTCCCACAAAATCATCGATGGGCAAGCAACATATCAATGTTCAGTTCCCATATTTCTCaattcttccttattttctaccTTCAGAATACTCCATTGTTttctctactgattgagccaatGGGTACAACAAATGACTCTGTGGTATCTGAATTTGTATTGATTGGACTTTCAAATTCATGGGAGATGCATcgttttcttttttggttcttCGCTATGTTCTACATGGGGATTATCCTGGGAAACCTCTTCATTGTATTCACAGTAACTATTGACTCTCATTTACACACCCCTATGTACTTCCTATTGGCTAACCTCTCTCTACTTGATCTAGGTCTGTCTTCTACCACAGTCCCCAAAATGATCTCTGATCTTTTCACTGACTGTAACatcatttcttttccaaaatgtatgatacagatattttttattcatgtcaTGGGTGGAGTTGAGATGGTGCTGCTCATAGCCATGGCATATGACCGGTACACTGCAATCTGTAAGCCTCTCCACTACCTGACAATCATGAGTCCAAAAACATGTGTTTCCTTTGTAGTGGCTGCCTGGATAGTGGGGATAATCCATGCTGtatctcagtttgtttttgtcATTAACTTGCCCTTCTGTGGCCCTAACGAAGTAGATAGTTTTTACTGTGATTTTCCTCGGGTCATGAAACTTGCTTGTGTAGACACTTACAAGCTAGAGTTTGTAATCATTGCTAACAGTGGGTTTATATCCATGGCTACCTTCTTCTCTTTAATTATatcctatatcttcattttggtaACTGTCTGGAAACGTTCTTCAGGGGACTTGTCCAAAGCATTTGTCACACTGTCAGCTCACATCACTgtagtgattttgttttttatgccaTGTATGTTTCTCTACGTGTGGCCTTTCCCTACAACATCGCTTGATAAGTACTTGTTCATTGTTGACTTTGCTATTACCCCCGTCTTGAATCCCACCATCTATACATTAAGAAACAAAGACATGAGAGTGGCCATGAGAAGACTGGGCAAACGGATTGTGGGTCCTAGTGGGATCTCATAATGAATGCAGCAGATCCACATACAATATGCTTCAGGATCACCAAGAATACTGCAGTTCACATGACTGCCATCATTACTATGTAAGAACTACTATTTGGAGAAATAGTTCAACAAAGGTCTACCTATAGAAATTGACTGAGTCAGagctgactttattttatttaccacAGAAAATAAACGGACTTCACCTACTTCCATCATGAAGAGTTATGAGAATAGAAAACTGAGCTGATTtgtaggaataaacttaacattGAAATACCATTTTCTGGATGACATTTTCTGGGAACTAATAATTGTGTTTATTCTCAATTATAAATGAATACCTCAAATGATAAATATATCTCATTGTAAACTTATGgacttaatatataaaatgtgactTTGAGTcaatcaaaatcaataaattctattttttaattcctaattCAATTTTAGTTTAacttagaaaagaacaaaattaactATGTGTTACTTATATTTAGCCCCCAATCACAAACTTGACTTTGTCAGTTTAAGATGCTATTTTAGTTTTGTGTTTAGATTTGAgtgattaggggtgcctgggtggctcagtgggttaaagtttctgccttcggctcaggtcatgatcccagggtcttgggatcgagccccgcatcgggctctctgctcggcagggagcctgctttcccctctctctctctgcctgcctctctgcctagttgtgatctctgtctgtcaaataaataaataaaatctttaaaaaaattatatttgagtgATTATAAGTAGAAAGAGAATTTTCCTTAACACTGTCAATACTTTAGATAAATACAAACCAGAGCTTTTTGCACTTTTGTCTACCTTTGTATTATTCTATATTTCTAGTCATTCCAATATTGAATcacctggtttatttttttaaaaaaaagtataaaaataatagctatttcAAAGGAGAAAAGTCATCTTGGGATGTGCAATTAGAGGTCCTGGATTTCTTGAATATGGTTTCTTGGTCAAATAAAACATTCCCCAAGAGTTTATATATCTAAGTTTGATAGTCTTAGATAAATGTCAAGCCAAAAATGGTAAGGCATATTCGATTTAAATTGTTTCTACATTTGtaataaattctttattaaagctaacatttaacattttcatttatttgtttctactgctctctaaataaaatatgcTCAATTAACAAAACTAATGTCTATGTATTTTGTCCAGTGTGTTTCTAGGAACTTTTCCAGTAACATTTCTGCTACCTCCATGTAAATTAACCATTAATACCTCTTTTAacatcaggcacctgggtggcttagtcggttaagcatctgccttcagctcaggtcatgatcccagggtcctgggatctagccctgcatctggctcccactcagctggaagtctgcttctccttctccctttgcctgctgctcctcctgcccctgctcatgcatgtgctcaggctcgctctctctctctgtcaaataaataaaatcttaaaaataaattacttcttTTAACACTTTGGTATTCATCTGGATGGGAAGTTCTTCTTCACGTGATCATTGCTAACCACTCCTATCTTTCAAATATTTCACTGGATTCTCACTGGGCTTTTCCTCCTACTCTTTGGTAAATTCCTTCCCAGTAGCAGTTTGCTGGGGTTCTCTCAATCAGCTCCATCACCAAACTCAACGTTCCTaataattgtatttttgtccttttctcaCTCCATATTCTATCCCTTAGGGACAAACATTCCCTTGGCTTTAATTACCATATCATCTAAGGGCTTTTATTCTTAAGCCACTGTAGTATTTTTTGAGTTCCTACTTCATAAATTTGTCTACTGACTTGATGGTTCAAGGGCATCTCCCATTCAGCAGATCTGAAACTAAACTCATCTCATCCTTGAACCTGTTAATCTTTCAGGTCCCTAGTCACAATAAGTAGTGCTAATATTTACCCAGTTCTTCAATGTAAAATCTAGGAGTAATAATGGACTCCTCCCTTCCTGAATCCCTAATATTCATTAAATCTGCAAATGCCATTAATTCCAACTTCTAAACAGATCTTAAGTATGCCCCCTGTTCTCTTCTAAATATCAAATATTGTATAAGACTTCACATGTCATTTTTCAAATAGAATATTAAGTCACCTATGTGACTTCCAACTTCAATTCTTGTTTGCCTTCATTCTCATTATCTACATTCAGAATGagagtttgttttgttgttggtggtggtttgttgttgttgttattgttgttgttgttgttgttttgagagacagagcatgggtgcacacacatatgcacagggaagaatagcagagggagagagagagagagagagaaaatctcaagcaag is from Mustela lutreola isolate mMusLut2 chromosome 7, mMusLut2.pri, whole genome shotgun sequence and encodes:
- the LOC131837146 gene encoding olfactory receptor 4F6-like; protein product: MGTTNDSVVSEFVLIGLSNSWEMHRFLFWFFAMFYMGIILGNLFIVFTVTIDSHLHTPMYFLLANLSLLDLGLSSTTVPKMISDLFTDCNIISFPKCMIQIFFIHVMGGVEMVLLIAMAYDRYTAICKPLHYLTIMSPKTCVSFVVAAWIVGIIHAVSQFVFVINLPFCGPNEVDSFYCDFPRVMKLACVDTYKLEFVIIANSGFISMATFFSLIISYIFILVTVWKRSSGDLSKAFVTLSAHITVVILFFMPCMFLYVWPFPTTSLDKYLFIVDFAITPVLNPTIYTLRNKDMRVAMRRLGKRIVGPSGIS